One genomic region from Fictibacillus marinisediminis encodes:
- a CDS encoding type IV pilus modification PilV family protein, giving the protein MKKTTESGFTLVEVLISFTILIILTAAVSRFFLQANAYSEQNNKKLVAVNLARQIVEAVEASPPKDVTALTPAVQQAANMNYDTCVQTSLLTQDQCSGFYKHLINNTNYTVKLLITNGQTDEWNEKLVPFTARVDYNDGRDRFVTVEGNYLNTKWKGTSTP; this is encoded by the coding sequence TTGAAGAAGACAACCGAATCCGGTTTTACATTAGTAGAAGTACTTATTTCCTTTACAATTCTTATCATTCTAACGGCTGCTGTTTCCCGTTTTTTCTTGCAGGCCAACGCCTATTCCGAACAAAACAACAAGAAATTGGTGGCAGTTAACCTTGCCAGACAAATCGTTGAGGCCGTCGAAGCGTCTCCGCCTAAGGATGTGACAGCACTTACACCTGCCGTTCAACAAGCGGCTAACATGAACTATGATACTTGTGTTCAAACGAGTCTTTTAACTCAGGATCAATGCTCTGGTTTCTATAAGCACTTGATCAATAACACGAACTATACCGTAAAGCTTTTGATTACAAACGGACAGACGGACGAATGGAATGAAAAGCTCGTTCCGTTTACAGCAAGAGTTGACTATAACGACGGCAGGGACCGCTTTGTTACTGTTGAGGGCAACTATTTGAATACCAAATGGAAAGGGACTTCCACTCCATGA
- a CDS encoding prepilin-type N-terminal cleavage/methylation domain-containing protein gives MIKRIKNEGGLTLVELLLSLSIMLIISAVAYFVFLNGLNSYKKTYTETLIRDEADVIMTQFMNVVYPAKDALLSTDKNNVIILDKGKKTEQKFGFDGSNAVLNSTALNNSDFDLSGSVLELDTTANTIKIKMKIKSTKSDKAKPLALNSQISLLGGGGN, from the coding sequence ATGATAAAAAGAATAAAAAATGAAGGCGGTTTAACCCTTGTGGAGCTATTGCTTAGCCTGTCGATCATGCTCATCATATCAGCCGTCGCTTATTTTGTTTTTTTAAACGGCTTGAACAGCTACAAAAAAACATATACAGAAACCCTGATTCGTGATGAAGCCGATGTCATCATGACCCAATTTATGAACGTCGTCTACCCGGCTAAAGACGCTTTACTTTCAACCGATAAAAATAATGTCATCATTCTGGACAAAGGGAAAAAGACCGAACAAAAATTTGGCTTCGACGGCTCGAACGCTGTCCTTAATTCTACTGCGCTCAACAATTCAGATTTTGATCTCAGCGGTTCGGTGCTTGAGCTGGATACAACGGCGAATACGATAAAGATCAAGATGAAAATAAAAAGCACAAAATCAGATAAAGCGAAGCCATTGGCATTGAACAGTCAGATCAGCCTGCTGGGGGGAGGCGGAAACTAG